A stretch of Chitinophaga caeni DNA encodes these proteins:
- a CDS encoding RagB/SusD family nutrient uptake outer membrane protein, translating to MLRYKNHSKLFISLCLTGILFYGSSCSKLIEVDPPAGSITTEKVFESDVKAYSAIAAAYSKMMYNSHQINATNGGITLYTGILSDEMESRVSANDPEYSELQNNKILKTNSIVSSIFWASLYESVYISNSILNGIESSSSPALSDECRRLVTGEAKFIRAFSYFYLVNLFGDIPLPLSYDANKTIQLTRSPVADVYKQIEHDLSDACQLLPTDYSQFGGEKVRANRWAALALMARVKLYEEKWEEAKLYADTVINEGNFQLVTPDKAFLANNDGVILQFKNYEGTSYLMSEPDLSVPLIRLSQLSPADVAVFTDPSVFPIYFGYGYYLNDFTYRNEIIDQFDITDKRRATWIDSVPCPNIEPYNGRVYYYSVKYRGLLNVSKPDLYYMVLRLSEQYLVRAEAKLHLNDIDGALNDINAVREKAGLAGLHDLDENTAMQALQNENLFEFIGEWGHRWFDLKRWGKTESVLSTIENKKPWSNHSLLMPIPDDELIRSPQLTQNPDY from the coding sequence ATGTTACGATATAAAAATCATTCTAAATTATTTATATCACTTTGTTTAACAGGAATTTTGTTTTACGGCAGCTCCTGTAGCAAATTGATCGAAGTAGATCCCCCTGCCGGCTCAATAACTACGGAAAAGGTTTTCGAATCGGATGTTAAGGCTTATAGCGCCATTGCTGCTGCTTATTCCAAGATGATGTACAATTCCCATCAAATTAATGCAACCAATGGTGGTATTACACTTTATACCGGTATTTTATCGGATGAAATGGAAAGCAGGGTATCGGCTAATGATCCTGAATACTCAGAATTACAGAACAACAAAATCTTAAAAACTAATAGTATTGTTAGTAGCATTTTTTGGGCTTCCCTTTACGAATCCGTTTATATATCAAACTCCATTTTAAACGGTATCGAGTCATCCAGCTCCCCGGCATTGTCGGACGAATGCCGGAGGCTCGTAACCGGTGAAGCCAAATTTATAAGGGCATTTAGCTACTTTTACCTGGTTAACTTATTCGGGGATATCCCGCTCCCGTTAAGTTATGATGCCAACAAAACCATTCAACTGACACGTTCCCCCGTTGCAGATGTTTACAAGCAGATAGAGCATGATTTATCCGATGCCTGCCAGTTGCTTCCAACTGATTATTCCCAATTCGGTGGAGAAAAAGTTCGGGCTAACCGTTGGGCTGCCTTGGCATTGATGGCAAGGGTGAAACTGTATGAAGAAAAATGGGAAGAAGCTAAGTTATACGCTGATACGGTTATCAACGAAGGTAATTTCCAGTTAGTTACCCCGGATAAAGCGTTTTTAGCCAATAATGATGGCGTCATACTTCAATTTAAGAACTATGAAGGAACTTCGTATTTAATGTCTGAGCCGGATCTGTCTGTACCCCTGATTAGGCTTTCACAATTATCGCCGGCCGATGTTGCAGTATTTACTGATCCCAGCGTTTTCCCGATATACTTCGGATACGGTTATTATTTAAATGACTTTACCTACAGGAACGAGATCATCGATCAATTCGATATCACTGACAAACGCCGGGCTACTTGGATTGACAGTGTACCATGCCCAAACATAGAACCTTATAATGGCAGGGTTTATTACTATTCTGTAAAATACAGGGGATTATTGAATGTGAGCAAACCTGATCTATATTACATGGTGCTTCGCTTATCAGAACAATACCTTGTTAGGGCGGAAGCAAAACTACATTTAAATGATATCGACGGCGCTTTGAACGATATAAACGCGGTAAGGGAAAAAGCGGGCTTAGCAGGCTTGCATGACCTCGATGAAAATACTGCCATGCAAGCATTGCAAAATGAGAACCTGTTTGAGTTCATCGGTGAATGGGGTCACCGTTGGTTCGATTTGAAACGCTGGGGCAAAACAGAAAGTGTTCTTTCAACAATTGAGAACAAAAAACCCTGGTCGAACCATTCCTTACTAATGCCCATCCCGGATGACGAATTAATCCGTAGTCCACAATTAACGCAAAATCCGGATTATTGA
- a CDS encoding GNAT family N-acetyltransferase, with product MKAQQNLLRDNILLRGLERKDIDLLWQLRSDPQVLTYIKRDPPKEKADVEAFYQKIEEAVDKGISYYWVVTTHSHSPEDELLGTICLWNITADGKCGEIGYELLPVHQGKGIMSAALKMVLSFAFDILKLELVEAYTHKDNQASQKLLSRFDFILDPSIKDEYVEENIVFRKRNPGK from the coding sequence ATGAAAGCTCAACAAAACTTACTACGGGATAATATTTTGCTCAGGGGCTTGGAAAGGAAGGATATCGATCTTTTGTGGCAACTAAGATCCGATCCCCAGGTTTTGACATATATAAAACGTGATCCGCCGAAGGAGAAAGCTGATGTAGAAGCGTTTTATCAAAAAATAGAAGAAGCCGTTGATAAAGGAATCTCGTACTATTGGGTAGTTACCACGCATTCCCATTCGCCGGAAGATGAGCTGTTGGGAACCATCTGTTTATGGAATATAACCGCAGATGGAAAATGTGGGGAAATTGGCTACGAATTGCTGCCGGTTCACCAAGGGAAAGGAATTATGAGCGCTGCCTTGAAAATGGTTCTTTCGTTTGCCTTCGATATATTAAAATTAGAGCTCGTGGAAGCATATACCCATAAGGATAACCAGGCTTCCCAAAAATTATTATCCCGGTTTGATTTTATCCTTGATCCATCGATCAAAGATGAATATGTCGAGGAAAACATCGTTTTCAGAAAGAGAAATCCGGGCAAATAG
- a CDS encoding SusC/RagA family TonB-linked outer membrane protein has product MKYISTKIQFSRELFSKARAGKPALLKLGTTALLLFISFQALVAQTVKLNANKTPFEKVCKQIEKQTGYYFVYAKDLKDKALPVTAVVKDEPISKALEIVFKDLPYSYKVVDKVVSVNTAEPKPIPGSTSAISDTFTLYGQVFDQGIPNGGLPNASVMTLTTKRMTLTDATGNFVLHGVKWEEKLVVRYIGYEDYTTTTSSNLKRRIIIMKLANNQLDKVVVTAYGKTSNRFNTGNIITISGKEIEDLPFQNPLMALEGRVPGLVISQVNSDPSSPFKIEIRGRNSLNPTIPTDPLIIVDGVPIGPLDLIKSTQTSGNLDISPGLDQSGISAGYTGGQSPLFGINMHDIESISVLKDADATAIYGSRGANGVIIIKTKKGEFGENRVNVNVSKGFTHPSRFYNFLDTDQYRAMRKEAFANDGIEISSDPTAPGYAPDLLIWDSTKYTDWGKYFYDALGQSTNASASVSGGNKLSTYRISGAYFDRQNIGQRGGTKNMSLSTNYGIRSKNEKFMLNMSLNVGKNKVDAINTSDKSTLPPNAPDPLKSNGELNFDEYRGIYQFPLAFKSLKQAYNSNTDRISGSVNLSYNIIKGLDFTATLGYDNSNMEAKSMIPVAASDPVSNTPPTGSVNNGTTKNTSLNFDPTLVYNKSIGQGIFTAMVGFTYNSKETSSKFIRATGFTSDDLINSMSNAPNISVNDRSAEYKYAGLYSQIGYRFKERYLINFSGRRDGSSRFGADNRFGNFGSIGAGWIITEEPWMKTFIPNILTYMKFRGSYGSTGSDQVGEYQYLTQWGNNIAANGDFTVYPYNGVVPIISLLHANNEFHWERNNKLEGAIEFQLFRKINVNASWYKNLCDNQLVSYPTGIFTGYTSFTANLPAKVENKGFELNITAQIMRSANFYWNVGFNTSRNSNTILAFPNLELSPYANRYKIGGSTNDRFLLEYNGVDPETGEFTYTDAN; this is encoded by the coding sequence ATGAAATATATTTCAACCAAAATCCAATTTTCCCGGGAACTTTTCTCTAAAGCCCGGGCAGGCAAACCGGCCTTGTTAAAGCTCGGGACAACAGCACTCCTGTTGTTCATTTCTTTTCAAGCCCTGGTAGCTCAAACGGTGAAGCTTAACGCGAACAAAACACCGTTCGAAAAAGTATGTAAACAAATTGAAAAACAAACAGGTTATTATTTCGTTTATGCAAAAGACTTAAAAGACAAAGCACTCCCGGTAACGGCAGTGGTGAAGGACGAGCCCATATCAAAAGCTTTGGAAATCGTTTTCAAAGACCTCCCCTACAGTTATAAGGTTGTAGACAAAGTTGTATCAGTTAATACAGCCGAGCCCAAACCGATTCCCGGATCAACAAGTGCTATCAGTGATACTTTCACCCTTTACGGTCAAGTTTTTGACCAGGGAATCCCGAACGGTGGATTACCCAATGCTTCCGTCATGACGCTAACTACCAAGAGGATGACTTTAACCGATGCCACGGGTAACTTCGTGCTGCACGGGGTGAAGTGGGAAGAAAAGTTAGTGGTTAGGTATATCGGTTACGAAGATTATACGACTACGACTTCTTCTAATTTGAAACGGAGGATTATAATTATGAAGTTGGCCAATAACCAACTTGATAAAGTGGTGGTAACTGCCTACGGTAAAACAAGTAACCGTTTCAATACGGGTAACATCATCACGATTTCCGGGAAAGAAATCGAAGACTTACCTTTCCAAAACCCGCTCATGGCTTTGGAAGGCAGGGTACCCGGCCTCGTAATATCACAGGTAAACAGCGATCCCAGCTCGCCATTCAAAATAGAAATACGCGGAAGAAATTCACTGAATCCAACAATACCCACCGATCCATTAATCATTGTTGACGGTGTTCCGATCGGCCCGCTCGATTTAATCAAAAGCACGCAAACTTCCGGCAATTTAGACATCTCTCCCGGTTTGGATCAATCCGGTATCTCCGCTGGCTATACCGGCGGACAAAGCCCTTTATTCGGGATCAACATGCATGATATAGAATCTATCAGTGTATTGAAAGATGCGGATGCAACAGCCATTTATGGTAGCAGGGGCGCCAATGGTGTGATTATTATCAAGACGAAGAAGGGTGAATTCGGGGAAAATAGGGTCAACGTAAATGTGAGCAAAGGCTTTACCCACCCTAGCCGTTTTTACAACTTCCTGGATACGGATCAATACCGCGCCATGAGGAAGGAAGCATTCGCCAATGACGGGATCGAAATCAGCTCCGACCCAACCGCCCCCGGTTATGCGCCGGATTTATTGATCTGGGATTCTACCAAGTACACGGATTGGGGTAAATATTTCTACGATGCTTTAGGTCAAAGCACGAATGCCAGCGCGAGTGTAAGCGGTGGAAATAAATTGAGTACGTATAGAATAAGCGGCGCTTACTTTGACCGTCAGAATATCGGTCAAAGGGGCGGAACGAAAAATATGAGTTTGAGTACCAATTACGGCATCAGGAGCAAAAACGAAAAATTCATGTTGAACATGAGCTTAAACGTAGGTAAAAATAAGGTCGATGCCATCAATACAAGTGATAAAAGCACCCTCCCTCCCAATGCACCGGATCCTTTAAAATCCAATGGGGAATTGAACTTTGATGAATACAGGGGTATTTATCAATTTCCCTTGGCATTCAAATCTTTAAAACAAGCTTACAATTCGAATACGGACAGGATATCAGGTAGTGTCAACCTAAGTTATAATATCATTAAAGGATTGGATTTCACTGCCACTCTAGGTTATGACAACTCCAATATGGAAGCTAAAAGCATGATTCCAGTAGCCGCTTCCGACCCGGTATCAAATACGCCCCCTACCGGTTCAGTAAATAACGGGACCACGAAAAACACTAGCTTAAACTTTGACCCTACCTTAGTGTACAATAAGAGTATCGGCCAAGGTATTTTTACAGCGATGGTCGGGTTTACGTATAATTCCAAGGAAACATCCTCCAAATTTATAAGGGCAACAGGCTTCACTTCTGATGACCTGATTAACTCGATGAGTAATGCTCCTAATATTAGCGTGAATGACCGTTCCGCAGAATATAAATATGCAGGGTTGTATTCTCAAATCGGCTACAGGTTCAAAGAGCGGTATTTAATAAACTTTAGCGGAAGAAGGGACGGCAGCAGCAGGTTCGGTGCAGATAACCGCTTTGGTAACTTCGGTTCCATCGGCGCCGGCTGGATCATCACGGAAGAACCTTGGATGAAAACCTTCATTCCAAATATCCTTACCTATATGAAGTTCAGGGGTAGCTACGGAAGTACGGGTAGCGACCAGGTAGGAGAATACCAGTATTTGACCCAATGGGGTAATAATATAGCAGCTAATGGAGATTTTACAGTTTACCCTTACAACGGGGTTGTGCCGATTATTTCCTTACTGCACGCCAATAATGAATTTCACTGGGAAAGGAATAACAAGTTAGAAGGAGCTATCGAGTTCCAGTTATTCAGAAAGATCAACGTGAATGCCTCCTGGTATAAAAACTTATGCGACAACCAATTGGTATCATACCCTACGGGGATCTTCACGGGTTATACGTCCTTTACTGCCAACCTACCGGCCAAAGTAGAGAACAAGGGCTTCGAATTAAATATCACCGCGCAAATCATGCGCAGTGCAAACTTTTACTGGAATGTTGGCTTTAACACCAGTAGAAATTCGAATACGATCTTGGCATTTCCCAACCTGGAATTGTCACCCTACGCTAACCGCTACAAGATCGGCGGATCAACCAACGACCGTTTCTTGTTGGAATATAACGGCGTAGATCCAGAAACCGGGGAGTTTACTTACACGGATGCAAATTAG
- a CDS encoding zinc-dependent metalloprotease, translated as MKKYAYLSLCLALASCAIFKGGKKKNQKKSPATTTATKPATPANKNGVKPFKTIIKPGFQHHEGLFTVHNSVAFDSLFFEIPDSLFGRDIMVINRISKMPGGMHLYAGESLDESMISFEKGPNENIRIRYRYVISDADSTNAISRAVKNSNNDPVIETLPIKAYGKDSLSYVVDVSKMIKDNRSLFNNVTNSSFTKNIEARSMRDHEVLDVTAYPINVNVKTLRNNESKGDSQKGVEKVPVSVETITSFVLLPKVPMQRRIFDPRVGFFADYSYEYADDQQKINIAKFINRWRLEPKPEDVERYKRGELVEPKQPIVYYIDPATPKQWRKYLILGVNDWQKAFEAAGFKNAIIAKEWPENDSTMHLDDARYSFINYFPSEIANAYGPNVHDPRSGQIIQSHIGWYHNVMQLVHDWYMIQAGPNDPQARKAKFDTELMGQLIRFVSSHEVGHTLGLRHNFGSSSKTPVDSLRSISYLRKHGHTASIMDYARFNYVAQPEDHIPQELLFPRIGEYDTWAIKWGYKDNFTPDDKEDKKIMNRMTTAALQQNDRLWFGDGETMQTDPRNLTEDLGDDVIKANTYGIKNLKRVMDGLPNWTQESSGFHNTMAEMYKQVQSQYFRYMNHVIRQVGATMFTIHVGDYSNPAYVPVSREKQVRALKFFNDELFNTPNWLLDSKVTDIVGNPDKDDFLMDLQARVINTLLDAKKLNAIIGNENRFGDKTIGIKEFLSILHNGVWNELNDSHLKIDTYRRPLQKAYIGALSAILLATEADVRESDAATIANAELQQLDKQIKQASTRTSDFLTKAHLSDLSSRIKKVYSN; from the coding sequence ATGAAGAAATATGCTTATTTGAGCCTATGCTTGGCTTTGGCTTCCTGTGCGATTTTCAAGGGCGGAAAGAAGAAAAATCAAAAGAAATCCCCCGCAACAACCACGGCAACCAAACCAGCTACGCCTGCAAACAAAAACGGCGTGAAGCCTTTTAAAACGATTATCAAACCGGGCTTTCAACACCACGAAGGATTGTTTACAGTTCATAACTCGGTAGCATTCGACAGCTTGTTCTTCGAAATACCCGACAGCCTGTTCGGCCGCGATATCATGGTCATCAACAGGATCAGTAAAATGCCGGGCGGTATGCATCTATATGCCGGGGAATCGCTGGACGAAAGCATGATCTCCTTCGAGAAAGGACCGAACGAAAATATCCGCATCCGCTACCGCTACGTAATCAGCGATGCAGATTCTACTAATGCCATTTCGCGTGCCGTTAAAAACTCTAATAACGACCCGGTTATCGAAACATTACCCATCAAGGCTTACGGTAAAGATTCTTTAAGCTACGTGGTGGATGTTAGCAAGATGATCAAGGACAACAGGAGCCTTTTTAACAACGTAACCAATTCGAGTTTCACCAAGAATATCGAGGCCCGCAGCATGCGCGATCACGAAGTATTGGATGTTACGGCATACCCGATCAATGTAAACGTGAAAACCCTGAGAAATAATGAATCCAAGGGTGATTCGCAAAAAGGTGTCGAAAAGGTTCCCGTTTCCGTTGAAACGATTACTTCGTTCGTATTACTTCCGAAAGTGCCAATGCAACGCAGGATATTTGACCCGCGCGTAGGCTTCTTCGCTGATTACAGCTATGAATATGCCGATGATCAACAAAAGATCAACATTGCAAAATTTATCAACCGCTGGAGATTGGAGCCAAAACCGGAAGATGTTGAACGCTACAAACGTGGCGAGCTGGTTGAACCGAAACAGCCGATCGTGTATTACATCGATCCCGCAACACCTAAGCAATGGCGTAAATACTTGATCTTAGGGGTGAATGACTGGCAAAAAGCTTTTGAAGCAGCTGGTTTCAAAAACGCGATCATAGCGAAGGAATGGCCTGAAAATGACAGCACGATGCATTTAGATGATGCGCGCTATTCATTTATCAACTACTTCCCTTCCGAGATCGCTAATGCTTACGGTCCTAATGTGCACGACCCCAGGAGCGGACAAATCATCCAGTCCCACATCGGATGGTATCATAACGTGATGCAATTGGTGCACGACTGGTATATGATCCAGGCAGGTCCAAATGATCCGCAAGCGCGTAAAGCGAAATTCGACACTGAATTGATGGGTCAATTGATCCGATTCGTATCATCCCATGAAGTTGGTCATACCCTGGGCTTACGTCATAACTTCGGTAGCAGTAGCAAAACACCTGTTGACAGCCTGAGGAGCATTTCTTACCTGCGCAAACACGGCCATACAGCCAGTATCATGGACTATGCCCGTTTCAACTACGTGGCGCAGCCCGAAGATCACATCCCGCAAGAGTTGCTTTTCCCGCGCATCGGTGAATATGATACCTGGGCCATTAAATGGGGTTACAAGGACAATTTCACCCCCGATGATAAGGAAGATAAGAAGATCATGAACCGTATGACTACGGCCGCATTACAACAAAACGACCGCCTTTGGTTCGGGGATGGCGAAACCATGCAAACAGATCCGCGCAACTTGACCGAGGACCTGGGTGATGATGTCATCAAGGCTAATACCTACGGTATCAAGAATTTGAAACGCGTGATGGACGGCTTGCCAAACTGGACACAAGAAAGTTCCGGTTTCCACAATACGATGGCGGAAATGTACAAGCAAGTACAATCGCAATATTTCCGTTATATGAACCATGTGATCCGCCAAGTGGGCGCCACCATGTTTACCATTCATGTAGGCGATTATAGTAACCCCGCATATGTTCCGGTATCCCGAGAAAAGCAAGTAAGGGCATTGAAATTCTTTAACGATGAATTATTCAATACCCCGAACTGGTTACTGGATTCGAAAGTAACGGATATCGTCGGAAACCCTGATAAAGATGACTTCCTGATGGATTTACAGGCGCGGGTAATCAACACATTGCTGGACGCCAAAAAATTAAATGCTATCATAGGCAATGAAAACCGCTTCGGTGATAAGACTATAGGAATCAAGGAGTTTTTGAGTATCTTGCACAATGGGGTTTGGAATGAATTGAACGACAGCCATTTGAAAATAGACACCTATCGCCGGCCACTACAAAAAGCCTATATCGGGGCATTATCAGCCATATTGTTAGCCACCGAGGCAGATGTTCGCGAATCAGATGCAGCCACCATCGCCAATGCAGAGTTGCAACAACTCGACAAACAAATAAAACAAGCCAGTACGCGCACTTCTGACTTCTTGACGAAAGCTCACTTATCAGATCTTTCCAGCAGGATTAAGAAAGTGTACTCTAATTAA
- a CDS encoding FecR family protein: MPSSAQNNDQHLVHTAEYIAALFLKKLQGQVSHEEQLILEQWLARQSDENREFLEATTDWPAIEAHIQKFYHLDTEAALQDVWTRIEQAPVKETRVINMNRWLKISSAAAIAALLIGSAWWFTHKHSINSTELPGTAHYANDVPPGSNKALLELADGSTIELDSNRNGKLAQQGNSTVVANGKGDISYLPAGAEDASTAVTYNRVTTPKGGTFKVVLPDNTIVWLNAASSIRYPTSFRGKNREVQITGEAYFDVAALAQQPFRVTVQRNDHAPITVDVLGTEFNIQAYPGETVHAATLVQGKVRVKLLENSSILQAGQQVIVDQQQEMQTRQADLSATLAWKNNLFNLQDASIQDIMNQVARWYNVEVTYEGSINQQFVGKIPRNMNLSSVLEILESTGWVRFRLEGRHLTVIARQ; the protein is encoded by the coding sequence ATGCCATCATCAGCGCAAAATAACGACCAGCACCTTGTTCACACAGCCGAATACATCGCTGCCTTGTTCTTGAAAAAACTTCAAGGGCAGGTAAGCCATGAAGAACAATTAATACTGGAGCAATGGCTCGCCCGGCAATCCGATGAAAACCGGGAATTTTTAGAAGCAACGACAGATTGGCCTGCCATAGAGGCGCATATTCAGAAATTTTACCATCTGGACACGGAAGCGGCGTTGCAAGATGTATGGACACGCATAGAACAAGCACCGGTTAAAGAAACAAGGGTCATTAATATGAACAGGTGGTTGAAGATTAGCAGCGCGGCAGCCATTGCCGCCCTGTTAATCGGCAGCGCCTGGTGGTTTACTCATAAGCACTCTATAAATTCCACAGAACTTCCAGGAACGGCACATTATGCAAATGATGTGCCGCCGGGAAGTAACAAGGCCTTATTGGAACTGGCCGATGGCAGCACGATTGAATTGGACAGCAACCGCAACGGCAAACTTGCCCAGCAAGGAAATAGTACCGTTGTTGCCAATGGAAAAGGCGATATCAGTTACTTGCCTGCCGGTGCTGAAGATGCCTCCACTGCCGTTACTTATAACAGGGTAACGACTCCAAAGGGAGGAACTTTCAAGGTAGTATTGCCCGATAATACGATCGTTTGGTTGAATGCAGCTTCTTCTATCCGCTACCCTACATCGTTCCGGGGCAAAAACCGCGAAGTTCAGATTACGGGTGAAGCATATTTTGATGTTGCCGCCCTGGCACAGCAACCTTTCAGGGTAACGGTACAAAGAAACGATCATGCACCGATAACAGTAGATGTATTGGGAACAGAATTTAACATCCAGGCTTACCCCGGGGAAACTGTTCACGCAGCAACGCTGGTGCAGGGTAAAGTAAGGGTCAAATTGCTGGAAAACAGTTCCATTTTACAAGCAGGACAACAAGTCATCGTGGATCAACAACAGGAGATGCAAACACGTCAAGCCGACCTATCAGCAACATTAGCATGGAAAAACAATCTATTCAACCTACAAGATGCTTCCATCCAGGATATTATGAATCAAGTGGCCAGGTGGTATAATGTAGAGGTAACATATGAAGGTTCCATCAATCAACAATTTGTCGGTAAAATCCCGAGAAACATGAATCTTTCCAGTGTCTTGGAAATTTTAGAATCAACCGGGTGGGTGCGCTTCCGCTTGGAAGGCCGGCACTTAACCGTTATCGCCCGCCAATAG